A region of Nostoc sp. 'Peltigera membranacea cyanobiont' N6 DNA encodes the following proteins:
- a CDS encoding ISKra4 family transposase (programmed frameshift) has translation MTPEEEQQIKEYSRAIAKILYKSTTGEQLTSLAKIEEVVRSQMQEYVMPEVGGFFIENATGESSGYKRKIKSIIGELPITNSQAQKLEIRPHNQLSPYLEACCLRISASVSYQRAAEDIEYLTGVEVSKSVQQRLVHRQNFELPQVESTLEELSVDGGNIRIRTIKGQVCDWKGYKATCLHEKQAIAASFQENSLVIDWVKSQSLAPILTCLGDGHDGIWNIVRDFAPEHQRREVLDWFHLMENLHKIGGSNQRLNQAKTLLWQGKVDDAIAVFADCQLKQALNFCAYLEKHRHRIVNYQYYQAEQICSIGSGAIESTVKQIDRRTKISGAQWKSDNVPQVLAHRCAYLNGLIFAR, from the exons ATGACTCCTGAAGAAGAACAACAGATAAAAGAATATTCTCGTGCAATAGCAAAGATACTGTACAAAAGTACTACGGGTGAGCAACTCACAAGTTTGGCAAAAATAGAAGAAGTAGTACGCTCTCAAATGCAGGAATATGTCATGCCAGAAGTAGGGG GTTTTTTTATCGAAAATGCCACAGGAGAAAGCAGCGGATATAAACGAAAGATAAAAAGTATTATTGGAGAACTGCCAATTACAAACTCTCAAGCACAAAAGCTAGAAATTAGACCCCATAATCAATTGAGTCCATATCTAGAAGCTTGTTGTTTACGAATCAGCGCGTCGGTATCGTATCAACGTGCGGCAGAAGATATTGAATATTTAACTGGTGTAGAAGTATCAAAAAGTGTGCAGCAACGACTAGTGCATCGTCAAAATTTTGAATTACCGCAAGTAGAATCAACCTTGGAGGAATTGAGTGTGGATGGGGGAAATATCCGCATTCGTACAATCAAGGGACAAGTGTGTGATTGGAAGGGTTATAAAGCTACCTGCTTACATGAAAAACAGGCGATTGCTGCCTCATTTCAAGAAAATAGTCTTGTAATTGATTGGGTCAAAAGCCAATCACTTGCTCCTATCTTGACCTGTCTTGGCGATGGCCATGATGGTATTTGGAATATTGTCCGCGATTTTGCTCCTGAACACCAGCGTCGGGAGGTACTTGATTGGTTTCATCTGATGGAAAACCTACACAAGATTGGCGGTTCTAATCAACGGCTCAATCAGGCTAAAACCCTTCTCTGGCAAGGAAAAGTTGATGATGCTATCGCTGTTTTTGCTGACTGTCAGCTCAAACAAGCTTTGAATTTCTGTGCTTACCTTGAGAAACATCGACACCGGATTGTCAATTACCAATATTATCAAGCAGAACAAATCTGTTCCATTGGTTCTGGTGCTATTGAGTCTACTGTTAAACAGATTGACCGTCGAACCAAAATTTCTGGCGCACAATGGAAATCTGATAACGTTCCTCAAGTCTTAGCTCATCGTTGTGCTTATCTCAATGGATTAATCTTTGCTCGCTAA
- a CDS encoding extracellular solute-binding protein, whose protein sequence is MDRRSFLLGTSTLALSQLLFGCGGNNQTQLKVQLLKGSIPGQVVNQFHNGLQQQVQLKFALVEQVEDLFQQLQNWQQKPKATDEQGWSRFIPFRQGQKTADADLVTLGDYWLKAAIEQKLIQPLQELQGNELKQWPTLDENWKKLVTRNDQGNLDTQGKVWGAPYRWGSTVIVYNRDKLRELGWTPKDWSDLWRDGMQQRISLLNQPREVIGLVLKKLGKSYNTENLDQVLDLEKELKTLNQQVKFYSSNNYLEPLIMEDTWLAVGWSSDVLQVLGRYPQLGAVIPKSGTAIWADLWVRPAGITKSSFSDRWIDFCWQPNTAKQISVLTKTHSPIATNIDASDIQEPFWSLLKSDRNVFDKSEFLLPLSPSAIKQYESLFAKIKV, encoded by the coding sequence ATGGATCGACGGTCTTTTTTACTAGGTACAAGCACACTGGCACTTTCACAACTGCTTTTTGGCTGTGGTGGAAACAACCAGACGCAACTAAAAGTACAGTTATTAAAAGGTTCTATACCTGGTCAGGTGGTGAATCAGTTCCACAACGGTTTGCAACAACAGGTACAGTTAAAATTCGCCCTAGTTGAGCAGGTAGAGGATTTATTTCAGCAATTACAAAATTGGCAGCAAAAACCAAAAGCCACCGATGAGCAGGGATGGAGTCGCTTTATACCTTTTAGGCAAGGTCAAAAAACGGCTGATGCAGACCTAGTGACATTGGGAGATTACTGGCTAAAAGCAGCTATTGAGCAGAAACTGATTCAACCACTCCAAGAGTTACAGGGAAACGAATTAAAGCAGTGGCCTACTTTAGATGAAAATTGGAAAAAATTAGTAACGCGCAACGACCAAGGTAACTTGGATACTCAAGGAAAGGTGTGGGGTGCGCCTTATCGGTGGGGTAGCACGGTAATTGTTTATAACCGTGACAAGTTGCGAGAATTGGGTTGGACACCCAAAGATTGGAGTGATTTGTGGCGAGATGGAATGCAGCAACGCATTTCCCTACTAAATCAACCACGAGAAGTTATTGGTCTGGTCTTAAAGAAGCTAGGAAAATCTTACAATACAGAAAATCTTGACCAAGTACTAGACTTGGAAAAGGAATTAAAGACATTAAACCAACAGGTGAAGTTCTATAGTTCCAATAACTACTTAGAACCTTTAATTATGGAAGATACTTGGCTAGCAGTTGGTTGGTCAAGCGATGTACTGCAAGTTCTGGGGCGTTATCCGCAACTTGGCGCAGTTATACCCAAGTCAGGAACAGCAATCTGGGCAGATTTGTGGGTACGTCCCGCAGGTATTACTAAGAGTAGTTTCTCAGATCGGTGGATTGATTTTTGTTGGCAACCAAATACAGCTAAACAAATTTCGGTGCTAACCAAAACTCATTCGCCAATTGCTACAAATATTGACGCTTCCGATATCCAAGAACCATTTTGGAGCCTGTTAAAGAGCGATCGCAATGTTTTTGATAAAAGTGAATTTTTGCTTCCCTTGTCGCCATCAGCAATAAAACAATACGAGTCTTTGTTCGCCAAAATTAAGGTTTAA
- a CDS encoding class I SAM-dependent methyltransferase — MNNLSIPKNSWDAALYQDKHAFVWQYGENLFQLLNPQPGESILDLGCGTGQLTEKIAQAGADVWGIDSAPAMIEKARENYPDIRFDVANAANFQVDKPLDAVFSNAVLHWVKEADSAIASIHQSLKPGGRFVAEFGGKRNVQAIATALESALEAINISAQALNPWYFPSIGEYASLLEQEGFDVIHAMLFARPTPLAEGEAGMANWIQMFASPFLAGLSDEQQIQVIRVVEEYLKPTLYQQGVWTADYRRIRIVAIKL; from the coding sequence ATGAATAATCTTTCAATACCTAAAAATTCTTGGGATGCTGCTCTTTACCAAGATAAACACGCCTTTGTCTGGCAATATGGCGAAAACTTATTCCAATTACTCAACCCTCAGCCAGGAGAATCCATTTTGGATCTCGGTTGTGGAACTGGACAACTCACCGAAAAAATTGCCCAAGCTGGTGCTGATGTATGGGGAATTGATAGCGCACCTGCGATGATTGAAAAGGCAAGAGAAAACTATCCCGATATCCGCTTTGATGTTGCGAATGCGGCAAATTTTCAAGTAGACAAGCCATTGGATGCTGTGTTTTCCAACGCTGTACTACATTGGGTGAAAGAAGCAGATAGTGCGATCGCTTCCATCCATCAATCCCTAAAACCAGGGGGACGTTTTGTGGCAGAATTTGGGGGTAAGAGAAATGTGCAGGCGATCGCCACAGCTTTAGAAAGCGCCTTAGAAGCAATTAATATTTCTGCACAAGCCTTAAATCCTTGGTATTTCCCTAGTATTGGCGAGTACGCCAGCCTACTGGAACAGGAAGGCTTTGATGTCATTCATGCCATGCTTTTTGCTCGCCCAACTCCTTTAGCAGAAGGAGAAGCAGGTATGGCAAACTGGATTCAGATGTTCGCTAGTCCTTTTTTAGCAGGACTTTCTGATGAGCAACAAATACAAGTAATTCGCGTCGTAGAGGAATATCTCAAGCCGACGCTGTATCAACAAGGAGTTTGGACAGCAGACTATCGAAGAATTCGCATCGTTGCCATTAAACTTTAA
- a CDS encoding LysR family transcriptional regulator: protein MELRHLRYFVTLAEELHFGRAAERLHIAQPPLSQQIRQLEGELGFELFYRTKRKVQLTEAGQVFLGEVLQIMRQLQQAIQIGRQTSRGEIGQLIVGFVSSAAYNILPTILRTFRSCVPGVSIELHELTTDQQLEWLREGRMDVGLLRPPVEENRFSCETIFQESLMVALPEAHLLASQSNVCLTSLANEPFILFPRILAPGLYDLIISLCQQAGFSPKVAQEAIQMQTIVSLVAAEMGVAIVPASLQNLQRIGVVYKTLQEPTPKVAFVADVGAAIAMIWRNNETSPTVLRLVEIVRQAAQQW from the coding sequence ATGGAACTACGACACTTGCGCTACTTTGTCACCTTGGCAGAGGAATTGCACTTTGGACGGGCGGCGGAACGATTACACATTGCTCAACCTCCGCTAAGTCAACAAATTCGGCAGCTAGAGGGAGAATTGGGTTTTGAACTGTTTTACCGCACGAAACGAAAAGTACAGTTAACAGAAGCGGGGCAAGTGTTTCTAGGTGAAGTTCTGCAAATTATGAGGCAATTACAACAGGCAATCCAAATTGGGCGGCAAACCAGTCGGGGCGAAATTGGACAGTTGATAGTCGGCTTTGTCAGTTCGGCGGCGTATAATATTTTGCCAACTATTCTGCGAACCTTTCGTAGTTGCGTTCCTGGCGTGAGCATCGAGTTGCATGAACTGACTACAGATCAGCAGTTAGAGTGGTTACGAGAAGGTCGAATGGATGTAGGATTATTGCGTCCACCTGTTGAAGAAAATAGATTTAGCTGCGAAACAATTTTTCAAGAGTCGCTGATGGTGGCACTACCTGAAGCACATTTGCTAGCAAGTCAATCTAATGTATGTTTGACATCCCTTGCCAATGAACCGTTTATTTTATTTCCCAGGATATTAGCACCAGGACTTTACGACTTAATCATTAGTCTCTGCCAGCAAGCAGGCTTTAGTCCCAAGGTTGCCCAAGAAGCTATCCAGATGCAAACGATTGTCAGCCTAGTAGCAGCCGAGATGGGTGTGGCGATCGTCCCAGCATCTTTGCAAAATTTGCAACGGATTGGGGTAGTTTATAAAACTTTACAAGAACCTACCCCAAAAGTAGCGTTCGTTGCAGACGTTGGCGCAGCCATCGCAATGATTTGGCGAAACAATGAGACATCGCCAACTGTGTTGAGGCTTGTGGAAATAGTTAGACAAGCTGCCCAGCAGTGGTGA
- a CDS encoding U32 family peptidase: MKSDRPFSQLSLQRPELLAPAGNWDCAKAAVENGADAIYFGLDRFNARMRAENFTEADLPQLMTFLHSRGVKGYVTVNTLIFPKELAEAQQYLRTIIAAGVDAAIVQDVGICRLIRHLSPDFPIHASTQMTITSAGGVEFAKSLGCQLVVLARECSLQEINKIQQQIALQDTSLPLEVFVHGALCVAYSGQCLTSEALGGRSANRGECAQACRMPYDLIADGKVVNLKERKYLLSPQDLAGLDVLPDLVKSGVTCLKIEGRLKAPEYVANVTRVYRQALDGVMTELERPNPLTPFPTKEEGIKASLSQTKRGWGRGQLDREHYNLEMAFSRGLYTGWFGGINNQELVHARFGKKRGVYLGEVTRIHNEQVTVKLEAPVKPGDGIVFDCGHPEAKEEGGRVYGVVSKGKETMLTFGRNDLNLRRVHIGDRIWKTSDPKLDKQLCQSFTGETSQFQRPIDLEVYGEIGQALIAIARDRLGNIVQVESAISLVEAHTKPLDTDRLQEQFGRLGNTPFILEKLTNHLSTSLMLPVSELNRMRREIVVQLEELRSQPKRWQLHSDVSFQDLLPSSSSSSPTLREAKATSPSLIVLVRNLKQLQAALKAGVETLYCEFEDPRTYREAVQIVRQQQQKSQTDNSSLLTPNSQLPTIWVAPPRITKPGENWILQQVRACEADGYLIRNYDQLQFFAQDRCIGDFSLNVANPLTADYFQQRFGLERLTASYDLNITQLQDLLTNCPPQWFEVTIHQHIPMFHMEHCVFCAFLSTGTDHTNCGRPCEKQEVKLKDRVGSEHVLKADVGCRNTIFNGTAQTGAEYVQRLTELGLRHFRIEFVNETPEQVSKTIHYYSQLLQGEITGSQLWRELKLQNQLGVTRGPMGVSALR, translated from the coding sequence ATGAAAAGCGATCGCCCTTTTTCCCAACTCTCTCTTCAACGTCCTGAACTACTCGCGCCAGCAGGTAATTGGGACTGTGCTAAAGCTGCTGTGGAAAATGGGGCAGATGCGATTTACTTCGGTTTGGATCGGTTTAACGCCAGAATGCGGGCAGAAAATTTTACTGAGGCAGACTTACCCCAATTGATGACATTTCTGCACAGTCGTGGTGTAAAGGGTTATGTCACTGTCAACACACTAATATTTCCTAAAGAACTAGCAGAAGCCCAGCAATATCTCCGCACAATTATTGCCGCAGGTGTGGATGCAGCGATCGTTCAGGATGTGGGAATTTGTCGTCTCATCCGTCATCTGTCGCCCGATTTTCCCATCCATGCTTCCACCCAAATGACCATCACCAGTGCGGGGGGAGTAGAATTTGCCAAGTCTCTCGGCTGTCAATTGGTGGTGCTGGCGCGTGAATGTTCTCTTCAGGAAATCAATAAAATACAGCAGCAGATTGCCCTACAAGATACTTCGCTGCCCTTGGAAGTCTTTGTTCACGGTGCTTTGTGCGTGGCGTACTCCGGCCAGTGTTTGACTAGCGAAGCTTTAGGCGGACGTTCTGCTAACCGAGGTGAATGTGCCCAAGCTTGCCGGATGCCTTATGATTTAATCGCTGATGGGAAAGTTGTAAATTTAAAAGAACGCAAATATTTACTTAGTCCTCAAGACCTAGCAGGGTTAGATGTTTTGCCAGATTTGGTGAAATCAGGAGTAACTTGTCTCAAAATTGAAGGTCGCTTGAAAGCCCCAGAGTATGTTGCTAATGTCACCCGTGTTTATCGGCAAGCCTTAGATGGAGTGATGACGGAATTGGAAAGACCTAACCCCCTAACCCCCTTCCCTACAAAGGAAGAGGGAATAAAGGCTTCTCTCTCCCAAACGAAGAGAGGTTGGGGGAGAGGTCAATTAGATCGAGAACACTACAACCTAGAGATGGCATTTTCTCGCGGACTCTACACGGGTTGGTTTGGCGGGATTAATAATCAGGAACTAGTTCACGCCCGCTTTGGTAAAAAACGTGGGGTTTATTTAGGTGAAGTTACCCGCATTCACAACGAACAGGTAACAGTCAAATTAGAAGCGCCTGTAAAACCAGGGGATGGAATAGTATTTGACTGCGGTCATCCAGAGGCGAAGGAAGAAGGCGGCCGGGTTTATGGGGTGGTGTCCAAGGGAAAAGAAACTATGCTGACCTTTGGGCGAAATGACTTGAACCTGCGCCGAGTGCATATAGGCGATCGCATTTGGAAAACCAGCGATCCAAAACTCGATAAGCAACTGTGTCAGAGTTTTACTGGCGAAACTTCCCAATTTCAGCGTCCGATTGACTTGGAGGTTTATGGAGAAATTGGTCAGGCGTTGATTGCGATCGCCCGCGATCGACTCGGTAATATTGTCCAGGTAGAATCTGCAATTTCTCTGGTGGAGGCGCACACCAAACCCTTAGATACAGACCGTTTACAAGAACAATTTGGTCGTCTCGGTAACACACCTTTCATTTTGGAAAAACTAACCAACCACCTCAGCACTTCTCTTATGCTGCCCGTCAGCGAGTTGAACCGGATGCGGCGGGAAATTGTGGTGCAGTTGGAAGAATTGCGAAGTCAACCCAAACGCTGGCAATTGCATTCTGATGTCTCTTTCCAAGATTTACTCCCCTCCTCATCTTCTTCATCCCCCACCCTGCGGGAAGCTAAAGCTACATCGCCTTCACTCATTGTCTTAGTCCGAAACCTCAAGCAACTCCAAGCCGCCCTCAAAGCTGGAGTTGAAACACTCTACTGTGAATTTGAAGACCCCCGCACCTACCGAGAAGCGGTGCAAATAGTACGCCAACAACAGCAAAAAAGCCAAACAGACAATTCTTCACTCCTAACTCCTAACTCTCAACTTCCCACAATCTGGGTTGCACCACCCCGAATTACTAAACCGGGTGAAAATTGGATTTTGCAGCAGGTACGCGCCTGTGAAGCAGATGGCTATCTGATACGAAACTATGACCAACTGCAATTCTTTGCTCAAGACCGTTGTATTGGAGATTTTTCGCTCAACGTTGCTAATCCCTTAACAGCAGATTACTTTCAGCAACGCTTTGGTTTAGAACGGCTCACAGCATCCTACGACCTGAATATTACCCAATTACAAGACCTACTTACCAATTGTCCACCCCAGTGGTTTGAGGTGACAATCCATCAGCATATACCGATGTTCCACATGGAGCATTGTGTTTTTTGTGCTTTTCTATCGACGGGTACAGACCATACCAACTGTGGACGACCTTGTGAAAAGCAGGAAGTAAAATTAAAAGACCGTGTAGGTAGCGAACACGTCCTCAAGGCAGATGTAGGTTGCCGTAATACTATATTTAACGGCACTGCTCAAACGGGAGCAGAGTACGTACAGCGTCTCACAGAATTGGGATTACGTCACTTTCGCATTGAGTTTGTGAATGAAACACCAGAACAAGTGAGTAAAACAATACATTACTATAGTCAATTATTGCAGGGTGAAATTACAGGTTCCCAACTCTGGCGTGAGTTGAAACTGCAAAATCAATTGGGCGTAACTCGTGGCCCTATGGGAGTGTCTGCATTGCGATAA
- a CDS encoding DNA-directed RNA polymerase subunit alpha C-terminal domain-containing protein — MGAEGWKIVHFQSVLIDIHETYTVGDFNDQRNYYHNHIIEKCGHSYPNHNNKYFYKKSYILERKITPVFNQTILNYHSKTSNILYKSPIINKTREEALEEYEHDTFFKEELNLSARAYVCLKIAGLVSREDLENLGYSSKSRIMEIANMEQDVAKEIMQWIENNFGIEIAEED; from the coding sequence TTGGGTGCTGAAGGTTGGAAAATTGTTCATTTTCAAAGCGTTTTAATAGATATTCATGAAACATATACTGTAGGAGATTTCAACGATCAACGTAATTATTATCATAATCATATAATAGAAAAATGCGGTCATTCTTATCCGAATCATAACAATAAGTATTTTTATAAAAAAAGTTATATTTTAGAAAGAAAAATTACCCCTGTATTTAACCAAACTATACTGAATTACCATTCTAAAACTTCAAATATTTTATATAAATCTCCAATAATTAATAAAACCAGAGAAGAAGCTTTAGAAGAGTATGAACACGATACATTTTTTAAAGAGGAATTAAATTTAAGCGCAAGAGCCTATGTTTGCCTTAAGATAGCAGGTTTAGTATCAAGAGAAGATTTAGAAAATTTAGGATATTCTTCTAAAAGTAGAATAATGGAAATAGCAAATATGGAACAAGATGTGGCAAAGGAGATTATGCAATGGATAGAAAATAATTTTGGAATTGAAATAGCTGAAGAAGACTAA
- a CDS encoding type II toxin-antitoxin system HicA family toxin, producing MPKKIRELKAILMKAGFVYRPAKGSHTFWTHPLIPDEPVTIAGKDGDDAPRYLEKQVNRVLKQLGEIEEE from the coding sequence ATGCCCAAGAAAATTAGAGAGTTAAAAGCAATTTTGATGAAGGCTGGGTTTGTCTATCGTCCTGCAAAAGGTAGTCATACCTTCTGGACTCATCCATTGATACCTGATGAACCAGTTACAATTGCTGGAAAAGATGGAGACGATGCACCCCGATACTTGGAAAAGCAAGTCAATCGTGTTTTGAAGCAACTAGGAGAAATAGAGGAAGAATAA
- a CDS encoding type II toxin-antitoxin system HicB family antitoxin has protein sequence MNDRYSMVIQWSDEDNCYLVHLPEFPWQQFHTHGKSYEEAAKHGQEVIESLIEWYEEQGKPLPEPITFPQKPLKVA, from the coding sequence ATGAACGATCGCTACAGTATGGTAATTCAATGGTCAGATGAGGATAATTGCTACTTAGTACACTTACCGGAATTCCCTTGGCAGCAATTCCACACTCATGGTAAGAGTTATGAAGAAGCCGCTAAACACGGACAAGAGGTGATTGAATCTCTGATTGAATGGTATGAAGAGCAAGGAAAACCTTTGCCAGAGCCAATTACTTTTCCTCAGAAACCGTTAAAAGTGGCTTAA
- a CDS encoding Uma2 family endonuclease: MQITKQRYYTPEEYLELEEAAEYKSKYIDGQIIPIAGGTANHNRITGNFYAVLNFGFRQQEYEVFNSDMRLWIHQKHIYTYPDVTVIAGEPEFFNNRTDIITNPQLIVEVLSKSTKNYDSPAETLCEREDKFHAYRSISTFQEYLLIDQTRIHVDQFSKTGKKQWALREYDEEDEAIALATVPFEISLQNLYNKVKFDRVESEGESADVEGLG, from the coding sequence ATGCAAATAACAAAACAGCGATACTATACCCCAGAGGAATATTTAGAGCTAGAAGAAGCTGCTGAGTACAAAAGTAAATACATTGATGGGCAAATAATTCCTATAGCGGGTGGAACAGCAAATCACAATCGTATAACTGGTAATTTCTATGCTGTATTAAACTTCGGGTTCAGACAACAAGAATACGAAGTGTTTAATAGCGATATGCGTCTGTGGATACACCAAAAGCATATCTACACCTATCCAGATGTGACAGTAATAGCCGGTGAACCAGAATTTTTCAACAACCGTACAGATATTATTACAAATCCCCAACTTATTGTTGAGGTTTTGTCTAAATCTACTAAAAACTACGATTCTCCTGCGGAGACGCTATGCGAACGCGAAGATAAATTTCACGCTTACCGAAGTATTTCTACTTTTCAAGAATATCTATTAATTGACCAAACACGAATTCATGTAGATCAATTTTCCAAAACTGGGAAAAAGCAATGGGCGCTTCGTGAATATGATGAAGAGGATGAAGCGATCGCACTTGCGACTGTACCCTTTGAGATTTCTCTACAAAATTTATACAACAAGGTGAAGTTTGATCGTGTTGAGTCGGAAGGGGAAAGTGCTGATGTTGAGGGATTGGGGTAA
- a CDS encoding ABC transporter ATP-binding protein: MKIKKKRNILRQSLTVFRYSGRALSLVWTTSRSLTILLASLTLVAGLLPAAISYISKLIVDAVVFASQVNSDGNGFVNIYPSLLYVGLEAIAVILLAGGQRGILICQSLLRALLGQRVNVLILEKALTLDLRQFEDSEFYDKLTNARREASVRPLSLVNRTFGLVQNALSLFTYGILLVNFSVWAVVVLILAAMPVFIAETKFAGEGFRLFSWRAPETRQQNYLENLLAREDFVTEVKLYQLGEMLLGRYRNLFDQLYGEDRDLTLRRGVWGYLLGLVSTGAFYLAYAWIVLETVRGKISLGDMTMYLTVFRQGQSTFSNALTSIGGMYEDNLYLSNLYDFLEEKVPKSWGNATIGLNPEDGIRFENVSFTYPGSSKPALTNISLHLKPREKLAIVGENGSGKTTLIKLLTRLYTPDSGRIFLDGLDLQEWDVDVLRRRIGVIFQNFVRYQFTVGENIGVGDVEHLENKTYWQTAAEKGMAQSFIDQLPQSFQTQLGRWFKGGQELSGGQWQKIALSRAFMRSQADILVLDEPTSAIDAQAEFEIFNHFRTVTKNQMVLLISHRFSTVRMADKILVIENGEVIEQGTHEELLQLGGRYAKLFLLQAAGYQ, encoded by the coding sequence ATGAAGATTAAAAAAAAAAGAAATATCCTACGGCAATCGCTGACGGTTTTCCGCTACAGTGGACGGGCCCTAAGCTTAGTATGGACTACTAGCCGATCGCTTACTATTCTTCTGGCGAGTTTAACTTTGGTGGCTGGTCTTTTACCGGCGGCGATATCCTACATCAGTAAGTTAATTGTTGATGCAGTGGTATTTGCATCTCAAGTTAATTCAGACGGCAATGGTTTTGTCAATATTTATCCATCTCTGTTGTATGTAGGATTAGAAGCGATCGCTGTAATTCTACTAGCAGGCGGTCAACGCGGAATCCTTATTTGTCAATCGTTATTGCGGGCGCTACTGGGTCAGCGAGTGAATGTACTCATCTTAGAAAAGGCGCTGACACTGGATCTCAGGCAGTTTGAAGACTCGGAATTTTATGACAAATTGACCAATGCGCGACGAGAAGCATCAGTTCGTCCCCTTTCCTTAGTAAACCGCACCTTTGGGTTAGTGCAAAATGCTCTTTCCCTGTTCACCTACGGTATTTTGCTAGTAAATTTCTCAGTTTGGGCGGTGGTAGTACTAATTTTGGCAGCTATGCCTGTATTCATTGCCGAAACTAAATTTGCTGGCGAAGGCTTTCGCTTGTTCAGTTGGCGTGCGCCAGAAACTCGTCAACAAAACTACTTAGAAAATCTCTTAGCAAGGGAAGATTTTGTCACAGAAGTCAAACTCTACCAGTTGGGAGAGATGTTGCTAGGACGTTATCGCAACTTGTTCGATCAACTCTATGGCGAAGACCGCGATTTGACTCTCCGGCGAGGAGTGTGGGGATATCTCCTGGGTTTAGTTAGTACTGGTGCTTTTTACCTAGCTTATGCTTGGATTGTGCTGGAAACGGTGCGAGGTAAAATTTCCTTGGGAGATATGACAATGTATCTCACTGTGTTTCGTCAAGGACAATCTACTTTTTCCAATGCCCTTACTTCTATTGGAGGGATGTATGAAGATAACCTATATCTATCAAATCTCTACGATTTCCTCGAAGAGAAAGTACCAAAGTCTTGGGGTAACGCAACCATTGGTTTAAATCCTGAAGATGGTATTCGTTTTGAGAACGTATCATTTACTTACCCAGGAAGTTCTAAGCCAGCGTTGACAAACATTTCGCTGCATTTGAAACCTAGAGAAAAGCTGGCAATTGTCGGTGAAAACGGTTCTGGTAAAACAACCTTAATTAAACTACTTACCCGACTCTACACGCCAGACTCTGGGCGAATTTTCTTAGATGGCTTGGACTTGCAGGAATGGGATGTAGATGTACTGCGTCGTCGCATTGGTGTGATTTTTCAGAACTTTGTCCGCTACCAGTTTACTGTGGGGGAAAATATTGGCGTGGGTGATGTAGAACATCTCGAAAACAAAACCTATTGGCAAACTGCTGCTGAAAAAGGCATGGCGCAATCTTTTATTGACCAATTACCCCAAAGTTTCCAGACTCAACTTGGTCGTTGGTTTAAAGGAGGACAGGAACTTTCTGGGGGACAGTGGCAGAAAATTGCCTTGTCTCGTGCTTTTATGCGATCGCAAGCAGATATCTTGGTGTTAGATGAACCAACATCAGCAATAGATGCCCAAGCTGAGTTTGAGATTTTCAATCATTTTCGCACTGTTACTAAAAATCAAATGGTACTTTTGATTTCTCATCGCTTCTCAACAGTACGCATGGCTGACAAAATCCTAGTTATAGAAAACGGCGAAGTTATAGAACAGGGAACTCACGAAGAGTTGTTACAGCTAGGAGGACGTTATGCCAAGTTGTTTCTCTTACAAGCAGCCGGTTATCAATAG